The following is a genomic window from Halichoerus grypus chromosome 5, mHalGry1.hap1.1, whole genome shotgun sequence.
TGCGGTCCTCAGCGCGCCTCCGAGCCCGCCGTTGCTCAGCCAGGTTGGCCTCTGCTCGGGAAGCCGGCACCGCCAGGACGGTATGTCAGGTGAGCCTTGTTACCACAGAGACGCCGGGACTTGCCTGCTGCGTCCACTTTTGTACAAAATGTTGGCCCTGAGGTGTATCGGGAAAGAGTTGTGTTGCTTACACCCCAGGGAGAAGACCACAGTGCTGCGATCGCTTTCGGAGAGAGCTGCGCTCACCCCGCGGCGGGCATGCGTGTCTCTCCTCCGTCTGCACACGCACCTTTCCTAGTCACTCTTGTAATGCCGCCTCCCGCGTGAGGTCGGTTGGCACGGGGCCCCGGCCCTTCACCCCTAAAGTCTTTGAGAGGAGGGTCTGCCCACGTCTGCCGCACAGTTGCCAAGCAGCCCTAGTGCCCAAGGTTGCTGGAAGGTTGAGCTCCCTCGGGCCGCGCTCACAGGTCTGGTTGGGACTTGGTTTGACCCCAGCAGCTAACAGGTTCACTTCCGTGCGCTGCTCTAAAAACCGTGAAGTCCCTTTAACAAATAATGGCTGAGCCCCTGCTCTGTGCCGTAAAACAGATCCTGCCTTCGTGCAGCTTATGGTCTAGCAGAGATGTGTGGAAACTGGATGTTTTGTTGGCATTTTATAATCTGTCGATACCCGCTTCTGAAGTTCCCTCAGGAACTAAACGCCCCTGGGGGACCTGGCAGGGGTGGGAGCGGCGGCGGGTGTGCGTCTAGATCTCTCCCAGCCTTTGGAGGCAGTGACCTAATAACCCTACCGTACAAGTGTGGAAAGAGCACCTGTATTGTCTAAGGGGTGAGAAGGAGTACGAGCCTCTGGGACTGAGACGTTCTGAATTTGCTGTGTGCCCCATAATCCTAGATGTGTCTGGTTTCCCCTTACACTTTCCTCTTGACAGACCTCGTCACACAAAGCCGCCGACAGGCGAACTTCCAAGAAGTTCAAGTATGACAAAGGTCATCTCGTGAAAGCAGAATTACAGAAACTCGTCCCTAAGAGCGATAGTGCCGCTTTGCCCAAAATACCACCCGAGAGCCCTTGTAACAATGAGCCTCTGGGGTTTGCTGAAGACCACGTGCCGCCTGCAGGAAAGGGAGCTGGTGCTCCCGCACAGCCCGAGGCCGCGGGGCCCCCGCTCGGGCCCTGCACAGCTGTGGGCGACGCTGGCCCGGCAGAGACTGAAGACGGCCTGTGCCTGCCCGCCCCCGGGGCTCTTACAGGGGAGGGGCCTCACGGCAGCCGCGCGGCGCGGGCCAGCTCAGCGCTGCAGGGGGAGCAGGCCCCGAGGCCCCCGCTGCAGACAGATGACAGCGTCTTTCTGGACGAGGACAGCAACCAGCCGATGCCGGTGGGCCGGTTCTTCGGGAACGTGGAGCTCATGCAGGTAAGACGGGCGCCCCCACGCAGGCCGCACGCTCGGGCAGCGCTCCCCACTCACGGCATGCGTGTGGCGCTGCCTCAGGACAGACACATGCCCGCGAGGAGGAGACACCGGCTACCTGGGAGCAGCCCCCGC
Proteins encoded in this region:
- the C5H1orf174 gene encoding UPF0688 protein C1orf174 homolog isoform X2 translates to MRSRKLTGAVRSSARLRARRCSARLASAREAGTARTVCQTSSHKAADRRTSKKFKYDKGHLVKAELQKLVPKSDSAALPKIPPESPCNNEPLGFAEDHVPPAGKGAGAPAQPEAAGPPLGPCTAVGDAGPAETEDGLCLPAPGALTGEGPHGSRAARASSALQGEQAPRPPLQTDDSVFLDEDSNQPMPVGRFFGNVELMQDLPPASSSCPSMSRREFRKMHFRAKDDEDDDDGAEM
- the C5H1orf174 gene encoding UPF0688 protein C1orf174 homolog isoform X1, coding for MRSRKLTGAVRSSARLRARRCSARLASAREAGTARTVCQVSLTSSHKAADRRTSKKFKYDKGHLVKAELQKLVPKSDSAALPKIPPESPCNNEPLGFAEDHVPPAGKGAGAPAQPEAAGPPLGPCTAVGDAGPAETEDGLCLPAPGALTGEGPHGSRAARASSALQGEQAPRPPLQTDDSVFLDEDSNQPMPVGRFFGNVELMQDLPPASSSCPSMSRREFRKMHFRAKDDEDDDDGAEM